In Mercurialis annua linkage group LG5, ddMerAnnu1.2, whole genome shotgun sequence, a single genomic region encodes these proteins:
- the LOC126681805 gene encoding uncharacterized protein LOC126681805, which yields MAPYEALYGRRCRSPICWEEVGERKLTGAEIIQVTSKKVPLIKQRLNTTFSRQKSYADPKRKDIEFQVGDYVFLKVSPMKGVIRFGKKGKLSPRYVDPSRIVQPQTAEVSEELTYEEKPVEIVDSQVRKLRTKEIPMVKVLWRNHSVEECTWETEDSMRQRYPYLFDPGKIRV from the exons atggctccTTATGAGGCTCTATACGGACGCAGATGTAGATCTCCTATTTGCTGGGAGGAAGTTGGGGAAAGAAAATTAACCGGAGCAGAGATTATACAAGTTACATCAAAAAAGGTACCATTGATTAAACAACGCCTGAATACTACTTTTAGTCGACAAAAGAGTTACGCAGACCCGAAAAGAAAGGATATAGAATTTCAAGTTGGAGATTACGTTTTCCTTAAGGTatcacctatgaaaggtgtAATTCGTTTTGGCAAGAAAGGAAAATTATCTCCAAGATATGTGG ATCCCTCCCGTATTGTCCAACCACAGACAGCAGAAGTGAGTGAGGAATTAACATACGAAGAAAAACCAGTAGAGATTGTAGACTCACAAGTACGAAAACTACGCACCAAAGAAATTCCAATGGtaaaagttctttggagaaatCATTCTGTCGAAGAAtgtacgtgggagacagaagataGTATGCGGCAGAGATATCCGTACCTGTTTGACCCTG GAAAAATCAGAGTTTAG